One window of Candidatus Tiamatella incendiivivens genomic DNA carries:
- a CDS encoding NADH-quinone oxidoreductase subunit D gives MSTATTMPSKLPGMDLKKIGKNLYEVFIGPQHPGSGHMRIIIRVDGDVIVEADPDLGYVHRTMEKLAEGREFIKIVPLMERMAILDACNISLPYVEAVEKLMGIEPPPRAKYLRVLLCEINRVASHLYGIGIFGVFLGHSTMYMWPFGDREVFVELAEKLTGARLTHTYAIPGGVRRDLPQGFKENAEKAVRYMSKRLMEYKQIFLDNPVIQKRLIDVGIISKNLAARLGIVGPNVRASGIKYDVRIIEPYEAYDEVDFQVPVYDEGDSFARAWIRIVEIQQSLNIIKQVLEKMPDGDPMHERFWAKVPPLYKKVFQETKRVKLIPLFANLKVPAGRAFARAEAGRGEIVYMVESENAMKPYRVRVVSPSFRNAVVFKYIVPGHRIADLPAIYGSIDYFPPEADR, from the coding sequence ATGAGTACCGCAACAACTATGCCAAGCAAACTTCCTGGAATGGATCTAAAGAAAATAGGAAAGAATCTATATGAAGTGTTCATAGGCCCACAACATCCTGGAAGTGGGCACATGAGAATTATAATTAGAGTAGATGGAGATGTTATCGTGGAAGCCGATCCTGATCTAGGATATGTACATAGAACAATGGAAAAACTAGCAGAAGGCCGAGAGTTTATTAAGATAGTTCCGTTGATGGAAAGAATGGCTATTCTCGATGCTTGTAACATTTCACTACCCTATGTAGAGGCAGTAGAAAAACTTATGGGCATAGAACCCCCGCCTAGAGCTAAATATCTTAGAGTCCTCCTATGCGAGATAAATAGAGTTGCCAGCCACTTATATGGTATAGGAATTTTCGGCGTATTCTTAGGGCACTCAACTATGTATATGTGGCCGTTTGGTGATAGAGAAGTATTTGTCGAACTAGCTGAGAAACTAACCGGAGCCCGTCTCACACATACATATGCGATTCCAGGAGGAGTTAGAAGAGATCTACCGCAGGGATTCAAAGAGAACGCCGAGAAAGCGGTTAGGTATATGTCTAAGAGGCTTATGGAGTATAAGCAGATCTTTCTTGATAATCCAGTTATTCAGAAGAGGCTAATAGATGTAGGGATTATAAGCAAGAATCTTGCAGCTAGGCTTGGAATAGTCGGACCGAATGTTAGAGCATCTGGTATAAAGTATGATGTTCGTATAATAGAACCCTATGAGGCATATGATGAAGTAGACTTCCAGGTTCCTGTTTACGATGAAGGAGACTCGTTTGCCCGTGCATGGATACGTATAGTTGAAATTCAGCAGAGCCTCAATATTATAAAGCAAGTTCTCGAAAAGATGCCTGATGGAGATCCTATGCATGAAAGATTCTGGGCTAAAGTTCCACCACTTTATAAGAAAGTATTCCAGGAGACTAAGAGGGTTAAGCTCATACCTCTGTTTGCCAATCTAAAGGTTCCAGCTGGCAGAGCATTTGCTAGGGCAGAAGCAGGAAGAGGAGAGATAGTGTATATGGTTGAAAGCGAGAATGCTATGAAGCCTTACAGAGTAAGAGTAGTATCTCCTTCGTTCAGGAATGCTGTTGTTTTCAAGTATATCGTACCTGGTCACAGGATAGCCGATCTTCCCGCTATTTACGGTAGCATAGACTATTTCCCACCTGAAGCAGACAGGTGA
- the nuoH gene encoding NADH-quinone oxidoreductase subunit NuoH, with product MVDWIRLIIDIIFWPPFFQLVIAPGLVAALIIVIFIIWFERKTAARVQMRIGPYHISPRIGGFLQLIADLTRYAFQEIIVPTAVDKPIFIGAPLTALVFSLLPVVSMPFTSTSYYYPLPINYSLLLTLALSTLSPIFIVAAGWASDNKFAVIGSLRESFVITAYELLIVITALSGGVAVLSYNLVDIVNAQTPFYKWMLFTNPLAAITMFAAILMATSGFPFEIPEAENEIVAGAFTEYSGLMYGINMGSAYIKRFVYTLLFTLIFLGGWLPYKPGVHLIGGYIIPLIIVLVKATIVMAIISFLRAVYGRFRIDQALDGAWRVFMPLALIGFGLALLEAYMGVYG from the coding sequence ATGGTGGATTGGATTAGACTGATTATAGACATAATATTCTGGCCTCCATTCTTCCAACTGGTAATAGCACCAGGCCTTGTAGCTGCCTTAATAATAGTTATCTTCATAATATGGTTTGAAAGGAAAACTGCTGCCAGAGTTCAGATGAGAATAGGGCCTTATCACATTAGTCCCAGGATAGGTGGATTCCTCCAGTTAATAGCTGATCTGACAAGATACGCATTCCAGGAAATAATAGTTCCTACCGCTGTAGATAAACCTATATTCATAGGAGCACCATTAACTGCACTTGTATTCTCTCTACTTCCAGTTGTTTCAATGCCTTTCACAAGCACATCATATTATTACCCACTACCCATAAATTACAGTCTACTATTAACTCTAGCTCTTAGCACGCTCTCACCCATATTTATCGTAGCTGCTGGATGGGCAAGCGACAATAAATTCGCAGTAATAGGCAGCCTCAGAGAGTCATTTGTTATAACAGCATATGAGTTACTAATAGTTATTACAGCGCTATCTGGTGGAGTGGCAGTCCTATCATATAATCTTGTCGATATAGTCAATGCTCAGACACCGTTCTATAAATGGATGCTTTTCACTAATCCTCTAGCAGCCATTACAATGTTCGCTGCAATTCTGATGGCGACAAGCGGTTTCCCCTTCGAGATTCCTGAAGCGGAAAACGAGATAGTCGCTGGAGCATTCACAGAATACTCAGGATTAATGTATGGTATAAATATGGGTTCTGCATATATCAAGAGGTTTGTCTACACCTTACTTTTCACATTAATATTCTTGGGCGGATGGTTGCCATATAAACCAGGGGTACACCTTATAGGCGGCTATATAATTCCTCTCATAATAGTTCTCGTTAAGGCAACTATAGTCATGGCTATAATAAGCTTTCTAAGAGCAGTGTATGGCAGGTTTAGAATAGACCAAGCTCTAGATGGAGCGTGGAGGGTCTTTATGCCTCTAGCCCTAATAGGGTTTGGCCTTGCATTACTTGAAGCATACATGGGGGTGTATGGATAA
- a CDS encoding NADH-quinone oxidoreductase subunit I, with protein sequence MPGKVVQKQTPKPRFINAITGNVGAIVIGLKYFANPNRFTLKYPYEYIELGNTYRGFIVLDMKKCIGCMSCARICPASAMKMVKVTVEEGKKPKPYPVINYNRCIFCGLCVDVCPTEALYHLPVHDVVYLNMDEMDLDLERIQQTVESPSVKEGTPVKYVFDPEKGLVKIPAKEGGES encoded by the coding sequence ATGCCAGGCAAGGTAGTTCAAAAACAGACACCGAAACCACGCTTTATAAATGCGATAACAGGTAATGTAGGAGCTATAGTGATTGGCCTGAAATACTTCGCCAACCCTAATAGGTTCACATTAAAATATCCCTATGAATATATAGAGCTGGGAAACACGTATAGAGGATTCATAGTACTGGATATGAAGAAATGTATAGGGTGTATGTCATGTGCTAGAATATGCCCAGCTTCAGCAATGAAAATGGTCAAGGTAACCGTTGAGGAGGGCAAGAAACCCAAACCTTATCCAGTCATTAACTATAATAGATGTATTTTCTGCGGATTATGTGTGGATGTATGTCCTACAGAAGCCCTATATCACTTGCCGGTGCACGATGTTGTCTATTTAAACATGGATGAAATGGATCTCGATCTTGAAAGGATTCAGCAGACAGTAGAATCACCTAGTGTTAAAGAAGGAACTCCAGTCAAATACGTTTTCGACCCTGAGAAAGGATTAGTTAAGATACCTGCAAAAGAGGGGGGTGAGTCTTAA
- a CDS encoding NADH-quinone oxidoreductase subunit J, which yields MELVYTYLGITILSAFALYFAYLTVRGKDLVYSSVALALTASMVSLIVAFMGFHLVAIVQLLVYVGAAVMFIIVSVALLGAKETTVRNEYLGLTAGIFTLAVLALYLNRFYTAFTFAKVPPTSVISDLLLSRYMGVLVLIIVALAATIIEAISLAKR from the coding sequence ATGGAGCTAGTTTATACTTATCTAGGAATAACTATTCTTTCCGCGTTCGCTTTATATTTTGCTTACCTAACGGTAAGAGGAAAGGATCTAGTATATTCAAGTGTAGCTCTAGCATTAACAGCATCAATGGTTAGCCTAATAGTTGCTTTCATGGGATTCCACTTAGTAGCAATTGTCCAGTTATTAGTATATGTCGGGGCAGCTGTTATGTTCATAATTGTGAGCGTTGCACTCTTAGGTGCTAAAGAGACGACTGTTAGAAACGAGTACCTAGGTTTAACTGCCGGTATATTCACATTAGCAGTTCTAGCACTATATTTAAACAGATTCTATACGGCATTCACATTCGCAAAAGTGCCTCCTACGTCAGTTATAAGCGACCTTCTATTATCGCGGTATATGGGCGTTTTAGTTTTGATTATAGTCGCACTTGCAGCTACGATAATTGAAGCTATATCCTTAGCAAAGAGGTGA
- a CDS encoding NADH-quinone oxidoreductase subunit K has translation MTAITVESVGYTITLTGLLLISIGVYGFASTRNLIRMLLSLEIVFNGVFLVILAVITSAPMYATALGVILISVVSGEVAVVVAIIAAYYRKTGVLDSESAENVEGGV, from the coding sequence ATGACAGCTATAACAGTGGAATCAGTAGGATACACAATAACCCTAACGGGGCTGTTACTTATAAGCATAGGTGTATATGGGTTCGCTTCAACTAGGAATCTCATTAGGATGCTACTTTCCCTAGAGATAGTTTTCAATGGGGTTTTCCTGGTTATTCTAGCGGTTATAACTTCAGCTCCCATGTATGCAACTGCTCTAGGAGTCATACTTATAAGCGTGGTATCGGGTGAGGTAGCTGTAGTAGTCGCTATAATAGCCGCATATTATAGGAAGACAGGGGTCTTGGATTCTGAATCAGCTGAAAACGTTGAAGGAGGGGTGTGA
- a CDS encoding NADH-quinone oxidoreductase subunit M has protein sequence MEASIPILWISVILPLLVALVGVKVKDENIDSIAYTLAATLLLPVIVVIIAAFKGLLGEGLVDPWMAHIGSVGTFALTLDGLSSLVIAGVSLVTAFVSIYSIPYMKTRVTEMKEAGETPPSLGVYFFLYSLFSVAMLGLVYATNMVLFYIFLELTLLPSFLLIAYYGYGDRKRIAILYLVWTHIGAVMFLSGVLYYGFHVGNFDYLDVNTMTPITGTANMLGTAAKYVALLMVLGLFVKMAVFGFHMWLPYAHAEAPTPISALLSPNLIGLAGYALARITVPIFPTFFAQYKWILIYLAFTTIIYGGLVALKQTDFKRFLAYSSISQMGYMLLGIATLTPIGITGAMIQYLSHALGKALLFMTAGVFITELHGLRDIRLMGGLARKYPLTAALALLGFMHLVGMPPTIGMWSELFIVFGLFKDVALTTEFIPIVMLVIVALMVSASYSFVTMRRIFYNKPRSEKAEMKTETPGALQYSMLFIGVMGVVFFLWINPYYHGLLEVIHKTFLFAGIGG, from the coding sequence ATGGAGGCATCTATACCTATACTGTGGATAAGTGTTATCCTCCCGTTACTCGTTGCCTTGGTTGGAGTCAAAGTTAAGGATGAAAACATAGATAGTATAGCGTATACGTTGGCAGCAACCTTACTATTACCTGTAATTGTAGTTATAATCGCTGCATTTAAGGGGCTGCTCGGAGAAGGACTGGTTGACCCTTGGATGGCTCACATCGGTAGTGTGGGAACATTTGCACTAACATTAGATGGTCTTTCAAGTTTGGTAATTGCAGGTGTAAGTCTAGTAACGGCCTTTGTCTCAATTTATTCAATTCCTTATATGAAAACAAGAGTTACTGAAATGAAAGAGGCCGGTGAGACGCCGCCATCACTAGGCGTCTACTTCTTCCTTTACTCTCTATTCTCTGTTGCTATGCTAGGCCTAGTATATGCAACAAATATGGTGCTTTTCTATATATTCCTTGAACTAACACTATTGCCGTCATTCCTTCTAATAGCGTATTATGGATATGGAGATCGAAAGAGGATAGCTATACTTTATCTTGTTTGGACTCATATAGGTGCAGTAATGTTCCTATCAGGCGTGCTTTATTACGGGTTCCATGTAGGCAACTTTGACTACCTAGACGTTAATACTATGACGCCAATAACTGGTACTGCGAACATGTTAGGAACTGCAGCTAAATATGTAGCATTACTAATGGTATTAGGCTTGTTCGTTAAGATGGCGGTATTCGGCTTTCATATGTGGCTGCCATATGCTCATGCGGAGGCTCCAACGCCTATTTCTGCGCTCTTATCACCGAATCTTATCGGCTTGGCTGGCTATGCGCTGGCTAGAATTACAGTACCCATATTCCCCACTTTCTTTGCTCAGTACAAGTGGATTCTGATTTACTTAGCATTTACTACTATAATATATGGTGGCCTTGTTGCACTCAAGCAAACAGACTTTAAGAGATTTCTAGCTTACTCTAGTATCAGTCAAATGGGATATATGCTTCTTGGAATAGCTACCTTGACGCCTATAGGGATAACAGGAGCTATGATACAGTACCTTTCTCACGCTCTTGGAAAGGCTCTCCTCTTCATGACGGCTGGTGTGTTCATAACAGAGCTACATGGCCTTCGAGATATTAGACTTATGGGAGGCCTTGCTAGAAAATACCCATTAACTGCAGCATTAGCTTTACTGGGCTTTATGCACCTAGTCGGAATGCCTCCAACTATAGGTATGTGGAGCGAGTTATTCATCGTATTCGGGTTATTTAAGGATGTTGCATTGACGACGGAATTCATACCCATCGTTATGTTAGTGATAGTAGCTTTGATGGTATCAGCATCATATTCGTTTGTCACCATGAGAAGGATATTCTATAACAAGCCGAGGAGTGAGAAGGCTGAGATGAAGACAGAAACTCCTGGAGCATTACAATATTCTATGCTCTTCATAGGGGTAATGGGTGTTGTTTTCTTCCTCTGGATAAACCCCTATTATCACGGGCTACTCGAAGTGATCCATAAAACATTCTTGTTTGCTGGAATAGGAGGGTGA
- a CDS encoding NADH-quinone oxidoreductase subunit L — protein MIDPIWIWLTPYLGASALAILWIFGVRDERVYDWISVGSILVSAIIATILTPIVYNGHLIYTKYAWLPSLGINFGTYMDGLGAFMALIVSWLSFLIAVYSTEYMKRDWGVQRYFFFFTFFVGSMLLLVLADNLVLMFVGWEGTGLASYALIGHWYTDEEETWVGDPGRKAFGTPMYFEPSHSGVRAILFTRAGDIGMIIGMALFYMVAGTFSIPEISQNATGWMGFLASKGVLSAALLVFSLGALAKSAQFPFHEWLVTAMTGPTPVSALIHAATMVKAGVYFMLRFSPIFYNGAVALGGVALTATEQYFNIIALLGGITAFIMATMALVSRELKLIWAFSTASQLGYMFLGVGAAGLLSQKEMAYEGIAASAAHLMSHAVFKAALFLIAGWAIHAVHSRFIDNMGNFSKYMKITTVSIWFAGLSLAGLPPFSGFWSKEGVIHAAEAAHLENLWLLAVFTAGLTGFYTVRAIIRAFHMPPYEPPHHEAELHEAPPRILWPYTILAFTALAIGLAWPFGFGADFSNLISKTLGFEKPVQLAVSFNLTTYSIIIWVLAMVLLVPALYLVLKVDFVSMLKTSKTARIFHDFLYDRWYINALIYIFIVGGFLGIIDILGYVDGFIDAFYHIGIPIAFILISKGFRATHRGRPDLYLAYYAYGIGLLLLLLYMIWG, from the coding sequence GTGATAGATCCTATCTGGATATGGTTGACTCCATACTTAGGTGCATCGGCACTTGCAATACTATGGATTTTTGGTGTAAGAGATGAAAGGGTTTATGACTGGATTTCAGTGGGTAGTATACTAGTATCGGCAATTATAGCTACCATATTAACACCTATAGTATACAATGGCCATTTAATTTACACGAAATATGCTTGGTTGCCAAGTTTAGGTATCAACTTTGGAACATATATGGATGGATTAGGAGCCTTCATGGCCCTTATAGTTTCATGGCTATCATTTCTAATAGCAGTCTACAGTACAGAGTACATGAAAAGAGACTGGGGCGTTCAGAGATATTTCTTCTTCTTCACATTCTTCGTTGGAAGCATGTTATTGCTAGTGCTAGCTGACAATCTTGTGCTAATGTTCGTGGGTTGGGAAGGAACAGGACTAGCTAGCTATGCATTAATTGGCCATTGGTATACTGATGAAGAGGAGACATGGGTAGGTGATCCAGGTAGAAAAGCCTTCGGAACACCAATGTACTTCGAGCCTAGTCATAGTGGTGTTCGAGCTATTCTATTCACCAGAGCTGGAGATATAGGGATGATAATAGGGATGGCACTATTCTATATGGTAGCTGGAACATTTAGTATACCTGAAATATCGCAAAACGCAACGGGATGGATGGGATTCCTTGCATCTAAAGGCGTATTGTCAGCTGCATTACTGGTATTCAGCCTGGGAGCACTAGCGAAAAGCGCTCAGTTCCCATTCCACGAGTGGCTTGTAACAGCAATGACTGGTCCTACACCAGTTTCAGCATTAATACACGCAGCCACAATGGTGAAAGCAGGAGTATACTTCATGTTAAGGTTCTCACCTATCTTCTATAACGGTGCTGTTGCACTAGGAGGCGTGGCTCTTACTGCAACTGAACAATACTTCAATATAATTGCACTGCTAGGCGGTATAACGGCATTTATAATGGCAACCATGGCGCTTGTGTCAAGGGAACTGAAACTAATATGGGCTTTCTCGACAGCATCGCAATTAGGATATATGTTCTTGGGTGTTGGTGCTGCAGGTCTTCTCTCTCAAAAAGAAATGGCTTATGAAGGCATAGCTGCAAGTGCAGCCCACTTAATGAGCCACGCCGTATTTAAGGCAGCTCTATTTCTTATAGCAGGATGGGCTATACACGCTGTTCACAGCAGATTTATCGATAATATGGGTAATTTCAGTAAATACATGAAAATAACAACCGTCTCAATATGGTTTGCAGGCCTGAGTCTTGCAGGTTTACCTCCATTCTCTGGCTTCTGGAGTAAAGAAGGGGTAATACATGCAGCTGAAGCTGCTCACCTCGAAAACTTATGGTTACTGGCCGTTTTTACGGCAGGGTTAACAGGGTTCTATACTGTTAGAGCTATTATAAGAGCCTTTCATATGCCACCATACGAACCACCCCATCACGAAGCCGAGCTCCATGAGGCACCCCCACGGATACTATGGCCATATACAATACTAGCCTTTACTGCTCTTGCAATAGGATTGGCATGGCCTTTTGGTTTTGGCGCAGACTTCTCTAACCTTATCTCTAAGACCTTAGGTTTCGAAAAACCTGTGCAACTAGCGGTTTCATTCAATCTTACAACTTATAGCATAATAATATGGGTATTAGCGATGGTTCTATTAGTACCGGCACTTTATCTGGTACTTAAGGTTGATTTTGTTTCAATGCTAAAGACTAGTAAAACTGCAAGAATATTCCACGACTTCCTGTATGATAGGTGGTACATAAACGCATTGATTTATATCTTCATAGTAGGAGGGTTCCTCGGGATAATAGACATACTAGGATACGTAGACGGGTTTATAGACGCATTCTACCATATTGGTATTCCAATAGCATTCATATTGATCTCCAAAGGATTCAGAGCGACCCACAGGGGGAGACCCGATCTATACCTAGCATATTATGCATATGGAATAGGCCTACTACTACTTCTACTCTATATGATTTGGGGGTGA
- the fdhE gene encoding formate dehydrogenase accessory protein FdhE, translating to MDYKQGFADTLLKIAKRYNIDVNHSFAVEIESLQDVIRRKTIDHITANNIEVTLENVLSTLEKILSELDLTTERNSIKNLLDSQGIKDNSYVELLTGQAVLQALSDIIMKKEESVESKTAICPVCGTETDQGFISPDGSIWLYCPLCGYTWRQSSVSHPVCPYCGMDHKEMIGILKDKTNPSVVVMLCSNCKRYWILVDERYAKRVPRSLYPLFRSKAEKIIKYLPKEFLENLK from the coding sequence TTGGATTATAAACAGGGATTTGCTGATACTCTTCTGAAAATAGCAAAGCGGTATAATATAGATGTCAATCATTCTTTTGCCGTGGAAATAGAATCCTTACAGGATGTGATTAGAAGAAAAACAATAGATCATATAACAGCTAATAACATTGAAGTCACCCTTGAAAATGTATTATCTACTCTAGAGAAGATCTTGAGTGAACTTGACTTAACTACTGAGAGAAATAGTATTAAAAATCTGCTGGATTCTCAGGGCATAAAGGATAACTCCTATGTTGAACTTCTAACAGGCCAAGCTGTATTGCAGGCTTTATCAGACATAATAATGAAAAAAGAGGAATCCGTTGAAAGCAAAACAGCTATTTGCCCGGTATGCGGTACAGAAACCGATCAAGGATTTATTTCTCCTGACGGGTCAATATGGCTATATTGCCCTTTATGCGGCTACACATGGAGGCAATCCAGTGTTTCCCATCCAGTCTGTCCATATTGTGGGATGGATCATAAAGAAATGATAGGTATATTAAAGGATAAAACAAACCCGTCAGTAGTCGTCATGTTATGTTCAAACTGCAAGAGATACTGGATATTAGTGGATGAGAGATATGCAAAAAGAGTTCCTAGAAGCCTGTATCCACTATTCAGGAGTAAGGCTGAAAAAATAATTAAATATCTTCCGAAGGAGTTTCTAGAGAACTTAAAGTAA
- a CDS encoding MBL fold metallo-hydrolase, with protein sequence MLQGTGNLPLKILKNGAIIFRNLSMDGCGDKKYRIVTHAHADHYKHVITSSKKALKVIATPETFAILDGLNIIVPRNKRYELNIDGKIMLDDSTNVEFLKSEHIPGSVSPVVTTDDLVIGYTGDFKLEGTEIISKPDILVVDATYGSPNHIRSWNNNDVLDEIISLYKQSKGRLWLYGYYGKIQGVLLKLRDLGFDEPVIMTSKMYKITRNLSKIISGRFGEFSLLGTKEARDLLRDKVIVMDHATSFYRYKSSRVGMHVLLNGWEFRKPIMQVDQRSYIASYSDHSDYIGTLRYVEESKPKTVIVDSSRSEYAGFFAYILRRKLGINAIAMPI encoded by the coding sequence ATGCTCCAAGGAACAGGGAATTTGCCGCTGAAGATATTGAAGAACGGGGCAATTATTTTTAGAAACCTAAGTATGGACGGATGTGGAGACAAGAAGTATAGAATAGTGACACATGCACATGCAGACCATTATAAGCATGTTATAACTAGCTCCAAAAAAGCCTTGAAAGTTATAGCAACTCCCGAAACCTTCGCAATACTAGATGGGCTTAATATTATAGTTCCTCGCAATAAGAGGTATGAGCTCAACATCGACGGAAAGATTATGCTTGATGACTCTACCAATGTGGAGTTCCTGAAATCGGAGCATATTCCAGGGAGTGTCTCACCTGTTGTAACGACAGATGATCTTGTAATAGGGTATACTGGTGATTTCAAATTAGAAGGTACTGAGATTATTTCTAAACCAGATATACTTGTTGTTGATGCTACATATGGCTCGCCGAACCATATAAGGTCTTGGAATAATAATGATGTATTAGATGAGATCATATCATTGTATAAGCAATCTAAAGGAAGACTATGGTTGTACGGTTATTATGGGAAAATCCAAGGAGTACTGCTAAAACTTAGAGATTTAGGGTTCGATGAACCTGTTATTATGACTTCAAAGATGTATAAGATAACAAGGAACCTTTCTAAAATTATCTCAGGTAGATTCGGAGAGTTTTCTCTTCTCGGTACAAAGGAAGCTAGGGATCTGCTTAGAGATAAAGTAATAGTGATGGATCATGCTACGAGTTTTTATCGCTATAAGAGTTCTAGGGTAGGTATGCATGTCTTACTGAACGGTTGGGAGTTCAGGAAACCTATAATGCAGGTGGATCAGAGATCCTATATCGCTTCCTATAGTGATCACTCCGATTATATTGGTACACTCCGGTACGTAGAAGAATCTAAGCCGAAAACGGTGATCGTAGACTCTTCGAGGTCTGAATATGCTGGATTCTTTGCGTATATACTTAGGAGGAAACTAGGCATCAATGCTATAGCAATGCCTATATAA
- the ppa gene encoding inorganic diphosphatase: MSCLKLGPGDKAPEIVNALIEIPMGGSVKYELDKEHCLIKVDRFLYTSMVYPFNYGFVPGTLAEDGDPIDIIVLSREPIYPGSIIEVKPVGMLIMEDEAGVDTKIIAVPKQKLDPLYGSINDIDDVPDITKDKIKHFFEHYKELEPGKWVKLKDWLSAKNAKEEIVKTVERYGSTH, encoded by the coding sequence ATGTCCTGCTTGAAGTTAGGTCCGGGTGATAAAGCCCCTGAAATAGTCAACGCTTTAATAGAGATTCCAATGGGCGGTAGTGTAAAATACGAACTAGACAAGGAACACTGTCTAATCAAGGTAGACAGATTCTTGTATACCAGCATGGTTTACCCGTTCAACTATGGATTTGTTCCTGGAACCTTAGCCGAGGACGGTGATCCCATTGATATCATCGTCCTAAGCAGGGAGCCTATTTATCCAGGCAGTATAATTGAGGTTAAACCTGTCGGAATGCTCATAATGGAAGACGAGGCCGGAGTTGATACTAAGATTATAGCAGTGCCTAAACAAAAGTTAGATCCGCTGTATGGGAGCATAAATGATATAGATGATGTGCCGGACATTACAAAAGATAAGATTAAGCACTTCTTCGAGCATTACAAAGAGCTAGAACCTGGTAAATGGGTAAAGCTGAAAGACTGGCTCTCAGCTAAGAATGCTAAAGAAGAAATTGTCAAAACGGTTGAAAGATACGGTTCGACACATTAA
- the rpl7ae gene encoding 50S ribosomal protein L7Ae, translated as MSKPFYVRFDVSSDLAEKVYEAVKKAKETGKLKKGTNEATKAVERGVAKLVVIAEDVDPPEIVAHLPLLAEEKKIPYVYVPSKKKLGEAAGIEVQAASIAIIDSGEAAGLVSEIAEKVKELKK; from the coding sequence ATGTCTAAACCGTTTTACGTGAGATTCGATGTATCATCAGATCTAGCTGAAAAGGTATATGAGGCAGTGAAGAAGGCTAAGGAAACAGGGAAACTCAAGAAGGGAACAAATGAAGCTACCAAGGCAGTTGAAAGGGGAGTAGCTAAGCTTGTAGTGATAGCCGAAGATGTGGATCCGCCAGAGATAGTAGCACATCTACCTCTTTTAGCTGAGGAGAAGAAAATACCATATGTATATGTACCGAGTAAAAAGAAACTAGGAGAAGCGGCTGGAATAGAAGTTCAGGCAGCTAGTATAGCTATAATAGATTCCGGAGAAGCTGCAGGCTTGGTGAGTGAGATAGCTGAGAAGGTTAAGGAATTAAAGAAATAA
- a CDS encoding class II SORL domain-containing protein encodes MSYLGDLIYKPGKIEGEAAGKKETHSPKIKVPKTVKAGEPFTVEIEVGPHPNQAVHSIRYIQLFFKEDNRAFNPIHLATAILEPEYADPKIVFTIRVKRSGTLYALGYCNLHGLWEFSVDIKVE; translated from the coding sequence ATGTCATATCTGGGAGATCTTATATACAAGCCTGGAAAAATCGAAGGAGAAGCAGCTGGTAAGAAAGAAACGCATTCCCCGAAAATTAAAGTACCTAAAACAGTTAAAGCTGGAGAGCCATTCACTGTGGAGATAGAGGTTGGGCCTCATCCCAATCAAGCAGTTCACTCAATAAGGTACATACAATTATTCTTCAAAGAGGATAATAGAGCCTTTAACCCTATTCACTTGGCTACAGCGATATTAGAACCAGAATATGCCGATCCTAAGATAGTTTTTACTATTAGAGTTAAAAGATCAGGAACACTGTATGCTTTAGGCTATTGTAATCTGCATGGACTATGGGAATTCAGTGTAGATATTAAAGTTGAGTAA